The genomic segment AAGACGAGCTAACCAAAATGGAAGACGGACTTCGAAAGTTCCCACTATTCATTGCACAGCGTTATGACGTATCCATTCCACAAATTGATTGGTTGTGGAGGAAAAAAGATGATCAAGCAACAAGTTTTCGTTACGAGGAAACTCAATCCTGAAGTGATCGCGATGCTTGAAAAAGTAGCAGTGGTCGAGCAATGGACAAAAAATGCTCCGATCCCGCGCGAATTGTTGCTGGAAAAGATTGAACATGTAGATGCCGTCTTGACCATGCTGACAGAACGAGTGGACGAAGAATTTTTGGCGAGTACAAAACGACTCCGAATCGTGGCGAACATGGCGGTCGGTTACGACAATATTGATTTGGAAGCGTGCAGACGACACGAGGTCATCGTAACCAACACGCCCGATGTGCTGACGGAGTCTACAGCCGATTTGGCTTTCGCTTTATTGATGGCAACAGGCCGCCGATTGACGGAAGCCAATCGATTTTTATTGCAGGGGGAGTGGACATCGTGGAGTCCGACCCTCATGGCTGGACAAAATGTACATGGTTCGACTCTGGGGATTATTGGCATGGGGCGGATTGGAGAGGCTGTGGCGAGACGCGCCAAAGGATTTGGCATGCGAATTTTGTATCACAACCGGAATCGCAAACCGCAGGCAGAGCAAGAGACAGGAGCACGATATGCCGATTTGGCGGAGCTACTGCAAGAGTCCGATTACGTCGTTCTGCTTACACCGCTGACAGCGGACACACGCATGTTGATGGGGGAAAAACAATTTTCGCTCATGAAAGAAACCGCAGTGTTTATCAATGTTTCTCGTGGTGGGACAGTAGATGAGGCCGCACTGTATCAAGCGTTGGTAGACAAAAAGATTTGGGCGGCAGGCCTGGATGTTTTTGCGGTCGAGCCTGTCCCGATGGATAACCCGCTCTTGCAACTGCCGAATGTAGTAGCATTGCCGCATATCGGTAGTGCAACTGTGCAAACGAGGGCGGAGATGGCGAGGCTGGCTGCTGCTAACATCGTAGAGGTGCTAAGTGGAAGGGGACCACTGACTGCCGTATGAACACGTTCTTTGTTTTCATTACAGGCCTCTTCGTGCTTCTCTTGATTGCAGCAGTAGCCGTTTCGTTTCACGTAACCTGGCGCTTGACGCATCCTGTACGAAAGCCGATTCACATGGAACCCCGAGATTTTGGAATTGAACAGGTCGAGCCCGTTGTTTTTTCGAGCAGGGAAACGACGATCTCGTTGGCTGGATGGTACTTGTCGGCAGAAAAAAATGGGCGAGTTTCGAATGGGAATACGCTGATCTTTGCTCACGGGTACAGTCAAAACAGATTAGAGCCACATTTGCCAGCGTTGTCTCTGGCTGCAAGACTTGTCGAGGCTGGCTTTGATGTATTGCTGTTCGACTTTCGGAACGCAGGGGAGTCCAGCGAAGCACTGACTACAATTGGTCTACGTGAACAGCAAGACCTGCTTGGGGCCATCGATTTTGCAGCAGCGAAGAAGCCAGAGCACAGACTTGGTCTTGTCGGCTTTTCCATGGGGGCGGCAACCTCTTTGATGGTTGGCGGAGTGGATGAGCGCATCACTGCGATTGTGGCAGATTCACCGTTCTATTCCTTGCGTGAATACTTGGCTGAGAACTTGCCGCAGTGGACGGGCCTGCCCCGCTTTCCATTCAACTGGCTCATCCTTACCTTATGTCCTGTTTTGCTTGGAGCCAACCCGCGAGACGTCAATCCGTATCAGGCAGTCAAGCAAGCGAACAAACCGATTCTTTTTATACACGGGACAGGCGATACAACGATCCCCATGGTAAACAGCGAACGACTCTTTGAGCTGACCCAAGACGAAGATTCCGAGATTTGGATCGTACCGCGAGCGGGTCACGTCCGCAGCTATGCGTTAGTTCCTGACGAATACGGGAAGCGTGTCATTGCCTTTTTGGAAAAAGGAAGGGGAAAGGGGAAATGAAAAAAGCAGCTACGCGGTTGCTGTAGCTGCTTTCATGTCGATGTGACTGGATTAGAATACTTGTTGAACTTCTTTGATGCCTGGGATTTCTTCCACCAGTGCACGCTCGATTCCTGCTTTCAGGGTGATGGTAGAGGAAGGGCAGCTACCGCAAGCACCCATCAGGCGCAGCTTCACGATGCCATCTTCTACATCAACGAGTTGTACGTCTCCGCCGTCACGTTGCAGGTAAGGACGCAGTTTATCGAGAACTTCTTGTACTTGATCCATGATATCCATGTTACATTCACTCCTTTCCAACCTCTCCTTTATTATAATCATACTATGGTGAGAAATCCATGGCTTACATGCCCTGTTGACACTTTGAAGTTCCGCTGACACACCGAAGTTTAGTAGCATGGACTTTTTGTAATCTTTGCATGTTATAATAAAAAAGAAAGAAGCAAGTACTTCAATATAAGGAGTCAGATCTTCGTGAACGTATTTCGCAATGTGAAGGAACTGATTGGTAATACGCCGATCGTCGAAATTACACAATTTGAGCTCCCAG from the Brevibacillus brevis genome contains:
- a CDS encoding 2-hydroxyacid dehydrogenase → MIKQQVFVTRKLNPEVIAMLEKVAVVEQWTKNAPIPRELLLEKIEHVDAVLTMLTERVDEEFLASTKRLRIVANMAVGYDNIDLEACRRHEVIVTNTPDVLTESTADLAFALLMATGRRLTEANRFLLQGEWTSWSPTLMAGQNVHGSTLGIIGMGRIGEAVARRAKGFGMRILYHNRNRKPQAEQETGARYADLAELLQESDYVVLLTPLTADTRMLMGEKQFSLMKETAVFINVSRGGTVDEAALYQALVDKKIWAAGLDVFAVEPVPMDNPLLQLPNVVALPHIGSATVQTRAEMARLAAANIVEVLSGRGPLTAV
- a CDS encoding alpha/beta hydrolase gives rise to the protein MNTFFVFITGLFVLLLIAAVAVSFHVTWRLTHPVRKPIHMEPRDFGIEQVEPVVFSSRETTISLAGWYLSAEKNGRVSNGNTLIFAHGYSQNRLEPHLPALSLAARLVEAGFDVLLFDFRNAGESSEALTTIGLREQQDLLGAIDFAAAKKPEHRLGLVGFSMGAATSLMVGGVDERITAIVADSPFYSLREYLAENLPQWTGLPRFPFNWLILTLCPVLLGANPRDVNPYQAVKQANKPILFIHGTGDTTIPMVNSERLFELTQDEDSEIWIVPRAGHVRSYALVPDEYGKRVIAFLEKGRGKGK
- a CDS encoding NifU family protein, whose product is MDIMDQVQEVLDKLRPYLQRDGGDVQLVDVEDGIVKLRLMGACGSCPSSTITLKAGIERALVEEIPGIKEVQQVF